The following are encoded in a window of Glandiceps talaboti chromosome 5, keGlaTala1.1, whole genome shotgun sequence genomic DNA:
- the LOC144435900 gene encoding uncharacterized protein LOC144435900, with product MSLGLISCFLILNILQCVQAGDTDAVFSRLIWIIPVIVVLLLLIAVSCLRFYWYHRFYPLQDPVLLPEISSPPSSSDQNSHSNSYFRVGGMPSLDLKDNETRLEESMEYHKELTLGSLYPMWNQSSLQASIQAASNQTPMAPPPLYTPQADVVPS from the exons ATGTCACTTGGTTTGATTTCTTGTTTTCTCATATTGAATATTCTGCAATGTGTACAG GCAGGGGATACCGATGCCGTTTTTAGCCGTTTAATTTGGA TTATACCTGTAATTGTTGTGCTACTGTTACTGATTGCCGTCAGCTGCCTACGATTCTACTGGTATCATAGATTCTACCCCCTACAAGACCCAGTCCTTTTACCGGAGATTTCTTCACCACCTTCATCATCTGACCAGAATAGTCATTCTAATAGTTATTTTCGTGTAGGCGGAATGCCATCATTG GATCTTAAAGATAATGAGACCAGATTAGAGGAATCTATG GAATATCACAAAGAACTAACACTTGGCAGTTTATACCCAATGTGGAATCAGTCATCATTACAAGCATCTATTcaa gcTGCCTCAAACCAGACACCGATGGCGCCACCACCGTTATATACTCCACAAGCTGATGTTGTGCCGTCCTAG
- the LOC144435754 gene encoding uncharacterized protein LOC144435754: protein MESRHFGRILAWSVCICIVSVVVKAQEDYDDADLPPGAIAGIILFCVVFFGLVLCASYMRWRRRMEFIRQIRELEHAASRPRYTIIVTDRNPADVPRGAYGSLATNPNAPTESSKLPRAPPPPPYQEANRRTGPPEYRPLVSE, encoded by the exons ATGGAGAGTCGTCATTTTGGAAGAATTCTTGCTTGGTCTGTTTGTATCTGCATCGTAAGCGTTGTTGTCAAG GCTCAGGAAGATTACGACGATGCCGACCTTCCACCTG GCGCTATAGCAGGTATCATTTTGTTTTGCGTTGTCTTTTTTGGACTGGTGCTCTGCGCAAGTTACATGCGTTGGCGAAGACGTATGGAATTTATCCGACAGATAAGAGAATTGGAGCATGCTGCATCAAGGCCAAGGTATACCATAATAGTTACTGACAGAAATCCTGCTGATGTGCCTCGTGGTGCCTATGGTTCCCTAGCTACTAACCCAAATGCTCCAACTGAG TCGTCGAAACTGCCCAGAGCACCACCACCCCCGCCATATCAG GAGGCGAACCGAAGAACAGGTCCACCAGAATATAGGCCACTCGTGTCTGAGTAA